One Persicobacter psychrovividus DNA window includes the following coding sequences:
- the cysQ gene encoding 3'(2'),5'-bisphosphate nucleotidase CysQ, which produces MNIEQLLPIAKDAGAAILKIYNNPDQSKVVDYKADDSPLTLADQAANEVIVAALRKNFPEVHIISEEGKDIPYPVRKDWETFFLVDPLDGTKEFIKRNGQFTVNIALIENGKPTMGVVYTPVTDTMYFGDIHKGAFKQVGEEAVQPLQVNHKSTERVAVRSASHASPEEETVLKKYDVQDEISVGSSLKFCMVAEGKADLYYRHGPTMEWDTAAGQAVALAAGAKMYVGNTEEKEFTYNKESLLNSGFLVLGF; this is translated from the coding sequence ATGAATATCGAGCAACTTCTCCCTATAGCTAAAGATGCTGGCGCAGCAATCTTAAAAATATACAACAATCCCGACCAATCCAAAGTCGTTGATTACAAAGCTGATGACTCCCCACTAACCCTGGCTGATCAGGCTGCAAATGAAGTGATTGTGGCGGCTTTGCGCAAAAACTTCCCTGAGGTTCACATCATCTCTGAGGAAGGTAAGGATATTCCCTACCCTGTCCGCAAGGACTGGGAAACTTTTTTCCTTGTAGATCCTTTGGACGGCACCAAAGAGTTCATCAAACGTAATGGCCAATTTACGGTCAATATTGCACTGATTGAAAATGGCAAACCAACTATGGGAGTGGTTTATACTCCAGTAACTGACACGATGTATTTTGGCGATATTCACAAAGGCGCATTCAAACAGGTAGGAGAAGAAGCTGTACAGCCCTTGCAGGTTAATCATAAATCGACTGAACGAGTGGCGGTACGCAGTGCATCGCATGCTTCACCGGAAGAAGAGACTGTATTGAAAAAATATGATGTTCAGGATGAAATTTCTGTGGGAAGTTCTCTCAAGTTCTGTATGGTTGCTGAAGGAAAAGCAGACTTGTATTACAGACATGGTCCAACGATGGAGTGGGACACCGCCGCAGGGCAAGCAGTGGCATTGGCCGCTGGTGCAAAAATGTATGTTGGCAATACCGAAGAAAAAGAATTCACTTACAACAAAGAATCTTTGCTCAATAGCGGATTTTTGGTGTTGGGCTTTTAG
- a CDS encoding glycosyltransferase, which yields MLQIIVSKDGKFGGGENITQLIYNNLGEHSFIITNSEELNKKIDDLNRCFLFAYKKLNIVNLLRLILFVRVIISNNDISRIISHHRFSTLAGWCAVLGKDIKLVHYIHYFTHGRSILPLFIKHFVAVSNSLKDHWVKHHNVSEEKISVIYNGIEAKNSSQRRKEEFSEKFTVRNGQLNICIVGRLDPIKGHKVLFDAMEYEGFENAKVFVIGDGVERESLEAYVKNKSYSSQIKFCGFVSNPVEIISLFDLLILPSYSEGLPFTLVEAMSQNLGILASDIPPNVETLGDDYPFTFQVGDAKSLSNCLNKFRESADSVKEGLNRKMYIRFMDYFQLNAMITKIKEIL from the coding sequence ATGTTGCAAATAATAGTATCTAAGGACGGGAAGTTCGGCGGAGGTGAGAATATCACTCAGCTCATTTATAATAATCTGGGAGAGCATTCATTTATTATTACGAATTCTGAAGAGCTGAACAAAAAGATAGATGATTTAAATCGATGTTTTTTGTTTGCTTATAAAAAGTTGAATATTGTTAATCTATTGAGATTGATTCTTTTTGTGAGAGTAATTATTAGTAATAATGACATAAGTAGAATAATCTCTCATCATCGATTTAGTACGTTAGCGGGTTGGTGTGCTGTATTAGGTAAAGATATTAAACTTGTACATTATATTCATTACTTTACACATGGTAGATCAATTCTTCCTCTCTTTATTAAGCATTTTGTTGCCGTTAGTAATTCTTTGAAAGACCATTGGGTAAAGCATCATAATGTGTCGGAAGAGAAGATTTCTGTAATTTATAATGGTATAGAGGCAAAAAACTCATCTCAAAGGCGGAAAGAGGAATTTAGTGAAAAATTTACGGTACGAAATGGTCAATTAAATATTTGTATTGTAGGGCGATTAGATCCGATAAAGGGGCACAAGGTTTTATTTGATGCCATGGAGTATGAGGGGTTTGAAAATGCAAAGGTCTTTGTTATTGGCGATGGAGTAGAGAGAGAAAGTCTTGAGGCGTATGTGAAAAATAAAAGTTATAGTAGTCAAATTAAATTCTGTGGCTTTGTTAGTAATCCTGTAGAGATCATATCCCTGTTCGATTTGTTAATATTACCCTCTTATTCAGAGGGATTGCCATTTACATTGGTTGAGGCTATGTCTCAAAATTTAGGTATTTTGGCTTCTGATATTCCACCTAATGTTGAAACTTTAGGGGATGATTACCCATTCACATTTCAAGTGGGAGACGCTAAATCTCTTTCTAATTGTCTTAATAAATTTAGGGAGAGCGCAGATTCCGTTAAAGAAGGGTTGAATAGAAAAATGTATATACGATTCATGGATTATTTTCAGTTGAATGCCATGATCACTAAAATTAAAGAAATATTGTAA
- a CDS encoding capsule assembly Wzi family protein, producing the protein MYLEIKCLRFVGLFLALQMVIVHSWAQVDSLSITNTTMLSGSTNKASLFWQQANDFGKFGYFQNNLYTDLNLKYDLVINKELSISSGVEGVGRTGGNDFFVQQLYFKIKYLGLTAVVGREEYSVGVYGDQLSSGGYILGTNASPYNRIALGVYDYRKVPFTFGKLLFKGGLSVGKLEKDNSYGRFLGPSIHDKFFYLKSNVGKVNIHGGIAHFAMYGGEDGNGISPNPSFKSVFFAKSDPSSPIAGDRTNVVGSHNGFVEFGFDVDLSNFSTVLYVQKPIVDRSSKYLFGRNKDYFLGLQVDFKSKEHIINKIKLEFIKSDVQNGMGLPDVVVYDENDRLLTGSTGNGNLLMWGNTKDGDIIREAYPQETAAMNNEELWSWVQNTFNNGHDYGGRGDYYNHSEYNLGYRGRGFGNPFLTTNVQVQAYEENKEEVRNILSENNRVKVLSLGASGQLSRSIGYRVNVAYSLNYGNWDKYALDDFDIIGRFTPNFTPDPNYKYYGGLTQWYTYFESSFQLPKAKEWSFTAGLGYDFGEITNNFGVTLGVKWTGVCHFSRKK; encoded by the coding sequence ATGTATTTAGAAATTAAATGCTTAAGGTTTGTTGGGCTGTTTCTGGCTCTACAGATGGTCATCGTACATTCTTGGGCGCAAGTTGATTCGCTCAGTATTACCAATACCACAATGTTAAGTGGCTCAACCAATAAGGCATCTTTATTTTGGCAGCAAGCGAATGATTTTGGGAAATTCGGTTACTTTCAGAATAATCTTTATACTGATCTTAATTTAAAATACGATCTTGTGATAAATAAAGAATTATCAATTTCCTCTGGAGTTGAAGGTGTTGGACGGACCGGTGGAAATGATTTTTTTGTGCAACAATTGTATTTTAAAATTAAGTACTTGGGATTGACAGCTGTTGTTGGGCGTGAGGAGTATTCCGTGGGTGTTTATGGAGATCAGCTTTCGTCAGGTGGATATATTTTAGGAACAAATGCTTCTCCCTACAATAGAATCGCTTTAGGGGTTTATGACTACCGAAAAGTGCCTTTTACCTTTGGGAAACTTTTATTCAAAGGTGGGCTTAGTGTTGGTAAATTGGAAAAAGATAATTCTTATGGGCGATTTTTAGGACCTTCTATTCACGATAAGTTTTTCTATTTAAAGTCTAATGTTGGTAAAGTAAATATTCATGGAGGTATAGCACACTTCGCTATGTATGGTGGCGAAGATGGAAATGGAATTAGCCCTAACCCATCATTCAAGAGTGTTTTCTTTGCAAAGTCTGACCCAAGTTCTCCCATTGCGGGAGACCGAACAAACGTAGTAGGAAGTCATAATGGTTTTGTGGAGTTTGGTTTTGATGTTGATTTGTCCAATTTTAGTACAGTGTTGTATGTACAAAAACCGATAGTTGATCGTTCCTCTAAATATTTATTTGGTAGAAATAAAGATTATTTTTTAGGACTCCAAGTTGATTTTAAATCAAAAGAGCATATAATTAATAAAATCAAACTTGAATTTATTAAGAGTGATGTTCAAAATGGAATGGGTTTACCGGATGTTGTGGTTTATGATGAAAATGATAGATTGCTAACAGGTTCTACAGGGAATGGAAATTTATTGATGTGGGGTAATACAAAAGATGGTGATATAATCCGGGAAGCATATCCGCAAGAAACAGCTGCAATGAATAATGAGGAGTTATGGTCATGGGTACAAAATACCTTTAATAATGGACATGACTATGGTGGAAGAGGAGATTACTATAATCATTCTGAGTATAATTTAGGCTACAGAGGTCGTGGTTTTGGGAACCCTTTTCTTACTACAAATGTACAGGTTCAAGCCTACGAAGAGAATAAAGAAGAAGTAAGGAATATTCTCTCTGAAAATAATAGAGTGAAAGTTCTTTCTTTAGGCGCTTCAGGGCAGTTAAGTCGCTCTATAGGCTATAGAGTTAATGTTGCATATTCATTAAACTATGGGAATTGGGATAAATACGCTTTAGATGACTTTGATATTATTGGTCGTTTCACCCCCAACTTCACCCCCGACCCCAACTACAAATACTATGGAGGTTTAACGCAATGGTATACCTATTTTGAATCCTCTTTTCAGTTACCAAAAGCAAAAGAGTGGTCGTTTACTGCGGGCTTAGGCTATGATTTTGGAGAAATAACCAATAACTTTGGTGTTACGCTTGGAGTCAAGTGGACAGGTGTATGTCATTTTTCGAGAAAAAAGTAA
- a CDS encoding glycosyltransferase has translation MGRCLVSVYIPTHNRVDLLKRAVDSVKNQTYTNWELIIVADACVDGTVQYCKELSEQDSRIKYLVNEVSLGACNARNLAIQCAHGKYVTGLDDDDYFAQNRLQLFVDNVSDRYSLICASYEVIGGRNFGKRQVISLKDMFKKNCTGSQVFVETEKVLSVGGFDVYMKACQDYDLYLRLIDRYGDALQLAEYTYVVDETAANNRITASSGYAHKYLLFYKKHKHRFSKHDKVVHLIRMYEFLNKKLAIKRAFVFSFYNLKAVLKYFVKREVLKLRGIGNTEA, from the coding sequence ATGGGTAGATGTTTAGTTAGTGTTTATATCCCGACACATAATCGCGTAGACTTATTAAAGCGTGCTGTCGATTCGGTTAAAAATCAAACTTATACCAATTGGGAATTGATTATTGTCGCTGATGCTTGTGTTGATGGTACAGTACAGTATTGTAAAGAGCTTAGCGAGCAAGATTCTCGGATAAAATACTTGGTTAATGAAGTGTCGTTAGGAGCATGTAATGCTCGGAACTTAGCTATTCAATGCGCTCATGGTAAATATGTTACTGGCTTAGATGATGATGATTATTTTGCGCAAAACCGACTGCAACTATTTGTTGATAATGTATCCGATCGATATTCGTTGATTTGTGCTTCATATGAGGTGATTGGTGGACGTAACTTTGGAAAAAGACAAGTTATTTCACTCAAGGACATGTTTAAAAAAAATTGTACAGGTAGTCAGGTTTTTGTAGAAACTGAAAAGGTTCTTAGTGTCGGGGGCTTTGATGTATACATGAAGGCATGTCAAGATTATGATTTGTATTTGCGTTTAATTGATAGATATGGTGATGCTTTACAGTTAGCGGAGTATACCTATGTTGTTGATGAAACAGCAGCAAATAACCGAATTACAGCTTCATCGGGCTATGCTCATAAATATCTTTTATTTTATAAAAAGCATAAGCATAGATTTTCAAAACATGATAAGGTTGTGCATTTGATACGGATGTATGAGTTTTTGAATAAAAAATTAGCAATAAAGCGAGCCTTTGTCTTTAGTTTTTATAATTTAAAAGCAGTGCTCAAATATTTTGTAAAGAGAGAGGTATTAAAGTTGAGAGGAATTGGAAATACAGAGGCGTGA
- a CDS encoding glycosyltransferase family 2 protein: MLVSVVVPVYGVEKYIERCFKSVEEQTYPYLECLFIDDCSLDNSRNILESLIDQYEGVIDFKIVSHQKNKGLSGARNTGLLASNGEYVYFLDSDDDIPKDSISNLVQTLDKVNGFVEMVQGSTMIFQGEKIFNRYVLSSRLPSVIHGNAQIRTNILERKTPVTAWNRLISRKFLLENNLYFKEGIIHEDEYWGFQLARKIDSIAYCFDVTYNHYINPNSITTSGYKKSLDNWLFILSLISDEINENSREEKIFYLKSGYSGVFLKSLKFVNKEEAKLYIGKLYEVCLGNEWVSSDLFAKMYCSLYNLPYFVQNFIVKVVPVRVLFTRFLLSMVAK, encoded by the coding sequence ATGTTAGTTAGTGTTGTTGTACCCGTCTATGGGGTTGAAAAGTATATCGAAAGGTGTTTCAAATCTGTTGAAGAACAGACCTACCCTTATTTGGAATGCCTGTTTATCGATGATTGCTCACTCGATAATAGTAGGAATATATTAGAGTCATTGATTGATCAGTATGAAGGCGTCATCGATTTCAAAATAGTTTCGCACCAAAAAAATAAAGGACTTTCAGGGGCTCGGAATACTGGACTTTTGGCATCTAATGGTGAGTATGTGTATTTTCTGGATAGCGATGATGATATACCAAAAGACTCAATTAGCAATTTAGTACAGACCCTTGATAAGGTGAATGGATTTGTTGAAATGGTACAAGGAAGTACAATGATCTTTCAAGGGGAAAAAATATTTAACCGTTACGTATTATCTTCGCGCTTGCCGAGTGTAATTCATGGGAATGCTCAGATTCGAACTAATATTCTTGAGAGAAAAACTCCAGTTACTGCATGGAATCGATTAATTTCGAGAAAGTTCTTGTTAGAAAATAATTTGTATTTCAAGGAAGGCATTATTCATGAGGATGAATATTGGGGTTTTCAATTAGCGAGAAAAATCGATTCTATAGCATACTGTTTTGATGTTACATATAATCATTATATTAACCCCAACTCTATAACCACCAGTGGGTATAAAAAAAGTCTGGATAACTGGTTGTTTATTTTGTCATTAATTAGTGATGAAATTAATGAAAACTCGCGAGAGGAGAAGATATTTTATTTGAAATCAGGCTATAGTGGTGTTTTTCTTAAATCTCTAAAATTTGTGAATAAAGAAGAAGCTAAATTATATATTGGAAAGTTGTATGAGGTGTGTTTAGGGAATGAATGGGTAAGTTCAGATTTGTTCGCGAAAATGTATTGTTCTTTGTATAATTTGCCATACTTTGTTCAGAACTTCATTGTGAAGGTCGTACCAGTTAGGGTTCTATTCACAAGGTTTTTATTATCTATGGTCGCAAAATAA
- a CDS encoding UDP-glucose/GDP-mannose dehydrogenase family protein: protein MKIAVVGTGYVGLVSGTCFAETGVEVTCVDIDKNKVEKMQNGIVPIYEPGLDLLFHRNIEQGRLKFTTSLEEGIKDAEVIFLALPTPPGADGAADLQYVLRVADDLGKMLDHYAVVVDKSTVPVGTGEKVQAAIAANATVDFDVVSNPEFLREGVAVEDFMKPDRVVIGSTSDKAAKIMDRLYEPLVRSGNPIIHMDLRSAELTKYAANSFLATKITFMNEIANMCELLGADVDLVRKGIGTDSRIGNRFLFAGIGYGGSCFPKDVSALAMSANEVDYDFRILKAVMDVNHKQKTKLMAKVSQYFDGDLKGKKIALWGLAFKPETDDIREAPALYNIEALLAAGAEVVCYDPEAMENVQGVMGDKITFAANEYAALEGADALMIMTEWQLFRTPDFDKIRKALKNPAIFDGRNLYSVENMREQGFYYTSIGRKDA from the coding sequence ATGAAAATAGCCGTAGTAGGAACGGGTTACGTAGGTTTGGTTTCTGGTACCTGTTTCGCTGAAACAGGTGTAGAAGTAACCTGTGTAGATATCGATAAGAATAAAGTGGAGAAAATGCAGAATGGTATTGTGCCCATTTATGAGCCAGGCCTTGATTTGCTTTTTCACCGAAATATTGAACAGGGCAGACTGAAGTTCACCACTTCTTTGGAAGAGGGCATTAAGGATGCTGAAGTGATCTTCCTGGCATTGCCTACACCTCCTGGTGCTGATGGAGCAGCGGATTTGCAGTATGTTTTGCGTGTAGCGGATGATTTGGGTAAAATGCTGGATCATTATGCGGTAGTGGTGGACAAATCTACCGTGCCTGTGGGGACGGGCGAGAAGGTTCAGGCGGCAATCGCTGCCAATGCTACGGTTGATTTCGATGTGGTTTCAAACCCTGAATTCCTGAGAGAAGGGGTTGCTGTGGAAGATTTCATGAAGCCGGATCGTGTAGTGATCGGATCGACATCTGACAAGGCAGCCAAAATCATGGATCGTCTATATGAGCCTTTGGTACGTTCGGGTAATCCAATTATTCATATGGATCTACGTTCTGCAGAATTGACCAAATATGCGGCGAACTCATTTTTGGCGACGAAAATCACCTTTATGAATGAAATCGCCAACATGTGTGAGCTTTTAGGGGCTGATGTAGATTTGGTACGTAAAGGAATTGGTACGGACAGTCGTATTGGTAACCGCTTTTTGTTTGCGGGTATTGGCTACGGTGGATCTTGTTTTCCTAAGGATGTTTCAGCCTTGGCAATGTCTGCAAATGAGGTGGATTATGATTTCCGCATTTTGAAGGCGGTGATGGATGTAAACCACAAGCAGAAGACGAAGTTGATGGCGAAGGTGTCGCAATATTTTGATGGCGACCTGAAAGGCAAGAAGATTGCACTTTGGGGCTTGGCCTTTAAGCCGGAGACGGATGATATTCGTGAGGCACCAGCGCTTTATAATATTGAGGCTTTATTGGCTGCAGGTGCAGAGGTGGTTTGTTATGACCCTGAAGCAATGGAAAATGTACAAGGCGTGATGGGTGACAAGATCACTTTCGCTGCGAATGAGTACGCTGCTTTGGAAGGTGCGGATGCGCTGATGATCATGACAGAATGGCAATTGTTCCGTACTCCTGATTTTGATAAGATCCGAAAGGCATTGAAAAATCCTGCGATCTTTGACGGTCGTAACTTATACAGTGTAGAGAACATGCGTGAGCAAGGGTTCTACTATACTTCGATTGGGCGTAAGGATGCGTAA
- a CDS encoding exopolysaccharide biosynthesis polyprenyl glycosylphosphotransferase, producing the protein MRYGKYLKEVKLLGDLIALNVFYFLGQFLFETFVSSEAFPHRSMKVLLLIYNFAWLFSSSFLEIHETARSLQLERVFSRLLNALTIFLLAIFGVYGLSLVSLPPQYVCVTYLASSFGIIGFHMGFIVFLKFYRRAGYNIKNIVLLGDAEVTSDLKQIIFSRADLGFKVKGIFDREILADLEKFFDFLIVNEIQEVFCHPGHIEPEVLERLVEFTDDNIITLKIVPDFRGYIFKGMDVQLYGHVPVLKLKPHPFDNPMNQWLKRAFDIGFSLFFLIFIGAWLFPLMALLIRLESKGPVFFKQPRGGEGNKPFKVWKFRSMRVHDDKKVVQATKGDPRITKIGAFIRKTSIDELPQFINVLKGEMSVVGPRPHAVQHNEEYRPLIEKFNQRHKVKPGITGLAQAKGYRGETETVKMMADRVKMDRFYVENWSFWFDVKIIVMTVNSMLNGEEKAY; encoded by the coding sequence ATGCGATACGGAAAATACCTTAAAGAAGTCAAGTTACTTGGCGATCTTATTGCGCTGAACGTTTTCTATTTTCTCGGGCAATTTTTGTTCGAGACTTTTGTGTCTTCGGAGGCTTTTCCTCATCGGAGTATGAAGGTGTTGTTGCTGATTTACAACTTTGCATGGTTGTTTTCATCTTCTTTCCTCGAGATTCATGAGACTGCGCGGAGTTTGCAGCTTGAGCGGGTGTTCTCCAGGCTGTTGAATGCGCTGACGATCTTCCTGTTAGCCATTTTCGGGGTATATGGTCTTTCGTTGGTTAGTCTTCCTCCGCAGTATGTTTGCGTAACTTATTTGGCTTCATCCTTTGGAATTATAGGCTTTCATATGGGCTTCATTGTTTTTTTGAAGTTCTACCGGAGGGCGGGGTATAATATTAAAAATATTGTCTTGCTTGGCGATGCTGAAGTAACCAGTGATCTTAAGCAAATCATTTTTTCCCGAGCAGATCTGGGTTTTAAGGTCAAGGGAATTTTCGATCGGGAGATTTTAGCTGATTTAGAGAAGTTCTTTGACTTCCTTATTGTCAATGAAATTCAGGAGGTGTTTTGTCACCCTGGGCACATTGAGCCCGAGGTTTTGGAGCGGTTGGTTGAGTTCACGGATGATAATATCATTACCTTAAAAATTGTCCCTGATTTCAGGGGGTATATCTTTAAGGGAATGGATGTCCAGTTGTATGGTCATGTTCCAGTACTAAAGCTAAAGCCGCACCCTTTTGATAACCCAATGAATCAATGGCTCAAACGGGCTTTTGATATCGGCTTCAGTCTGTTTTTTCTGATCTTTATAGGGGCATGGTTGTTTCCGTTAATGGCGTTGTTAATCCGTTTGGAGTCCAAAGGGCCCGTATTTTTTAAACAACCCCGTGGAGGGGAGGGCAACAAACCTTTCAAGGTATGGAAATTCAGGTCCATGCGCGTCCATGATGATAAAAAAGTGGTGCAGGCAACGAAAGGTGATCCTCGAATCACAAAGATTGGCGCCTTTATTCGGAAAACAAGCATTGATGAATTGCCTCAATTTATTAATGTACTCAAGGGAGAGATGTCTGTTGTTGGGCCACGGCCTCATGCAGTACAGCATAATGAAGAGTATCGACCATTGATCGAGAAGTTTAATCAACGCCATAAAGTAAAACCAGGCATTACAGGTTTAGCGCAAGCCAAAGGCTATCGTGGGGAAACGGAAACGGTGAAGATGATGGCTGACCGTGTGAAGATGGATCGTTTTTATGTCGAAAACTGGTCTTTTTGGTTCGATGTGAAGATTATCGTTATGACTGTTAATTCGATGCTTAACGGCGAAGAAAAAGCATATTAA
- a CDS encoding O-antigen ligase family protein — translation MEIQRREITIKSGATYLIIALILLFRLIADQSYFHLPKVLGVGLSMSGLLLFLSYFIYKGRHVYSLFDKYFLYWFLFVLVFSILNKSIIAYPFASFKEVSRVFLLFLTSIFCSQYLSYKSLHRLFKYSFYLITLGAILQIVRVLPYISVVDGNRIESFTGHPNALANFYVIQMVYWLFLWTIKGYRLSRWYFFGSFIFLGLTSSRAAILFAVFIVCVFGMYFLRGYVRSFANKAFIYLGAVFVLFLFFYLMRDRFLGEITKVMSGGGLMEIVQNRDLSGSMTWRLYNWYSLLSYSLVRHPWIGCGINVTDILNVEITGAPLQAHNDYVKYLFETGVLGFTFHLSLLIWWVKKLREISYKPEHILFMVSFIGFSLIKLIDGLEQSNIFLIFFIAFGAVLYRKQEVKYVANNSI, via the coding sequence TTGGAAATACAGAGGCGTGAAATTACCATAAAATCTGGGGCAACATATTTAATTATTGCTCTTATTCTGCTATTTAGACTAATTGCAGATCAAAGTTACTTTCATTTACCTAAGGTACTGGGGGTTGGCCTTTCGATGTCAGGGCTTTTGTTATTTTTATCCTACTTTATTTATAAAGGAAGACATGTTTATTCATTATTTGATAAGTATTTTTTATACTGGTTTTTATTTGTTCTTGTATTTAGTATTCTAAATAAATCAATAATAGCTTACCCTTTTGCGAGTTTCAAAGAAGTTAGTCGAGTCTTCTTGTTGTTTCTAACTTCGATATTTTGCTCTCAATATTTGTCTTATAAGTCTCTGCATAGACTATTCAAGTATTCTTTTTATCTCATTACGTTAGGTGCTATTCTTCAAATAGTTCGAGTTTTACCTTATATATCAGTAGTTGATGGAAATCGAATAGAGTCTTTTACAGGTCACCCAAATGCATTAGCGAATTTTTATGTCATCCAAATGGTTTATTGGTTGTTTTTATGGACTATTAAGGGGTATAGATTGAGTAGATGGTACTTTTTTGGTTCCTTTATATTTTTGGGGTTAACATCTTCCCGTGCAGCTATTCTATTTGCTGTTTTCATAGTCTGTGTTTTCGGTATGTATTTTCTTAGAGGGTATGTACGTTCTTTTGCTAATAAGGCTTTTATATATTTGGGAGCTGTTTTTGTTCTGTTTTTGTTCTTTTACTTAATGCGAGATCGATTCCTAGGTGAAATAACAAAAGTGATGTCTGGGGGTGGCCTAATGGAAATAGTTCAAAATAGAGATTTAAGTGGCTCAATGACATGGCGTTTATATAACTGGTATAGCCTATTAAGTTATTCTTTAGTAAGGCACCCATGGATTGGGTGTGGGATTAATGTTACCGATATATTAAATGTTGAAATAACAGGGGCGCCTTTACAAGCTCATAATGACTATGTAAAGTATCTCTTTGAAACTGGAGTATTAGGTTTTACTTTTCATTTGAGTTTATTGATTTGGTGGGTGAAAAAATTACGTGAAATTTCTTACAAACCCGAACATATATTGTTTATGGTTTCATTTATAGGTTTTTCTCTCATTAAATTAATTGACGGCCTTGAGCAAAGTAATATATTTCTAATATTTTTTATCGCGTTTGGTGCTGTCTTATATCGAAAACAAGAGGTTAAGTATGTTGCAAATAATAGTATCTAA
- a CDS encoding glycosyltransferase, with protein MRIVSLTVVHNHARSIGKLIDSIERSGFENAYFCDAASTDNSFEILNQSKFSSNTITNSTLYGFSKNNNDLIRAFELDPDYFMLLNPDAYVDSDVFTKCVEYMDQNPDVGVLCPQLYYPNGEIQKSWKAFPKLHHGVLKRLGLRSITDEKIISSGNIDWALGACLVVRRELMLSPTKLLDERYRLYCEDVDVCFNAKVKGFKVVGTEEINVFHELQESSSVSIFSKYNYWNLCSMIKFLLKWNLKYVFRN; from the coding sequence ATGCGAATAGTATCTTTAACCGTTGTGCATAACCATGCGCGTTCAATCGGCAAATTAATTGATTCTATTGAACGAAGTGGTTTTGAGAATGCGTATTTCTGTGATGCTGCTTCTACTGATAACTCCTTTGAGATTTTAAATCAATCCAAATTTTCAAGTAATACAATAACGAATTCAACTTTATATGGATTCAGTAAGAATAATAATGATCTAATTAGAGCATTCGAGCTAGACCCTGATTATTTCATGCTTTTGAATCCTGACGCCTATGTTGATAGTGATGTATTTACTAAATGTGTAGAATACATGGATCAAAACCCTGATGTTGGAGTTTTATGCCCGCAACTCTATTATCCAAATGGCGAAATTCAAAAGTCTTGGAAAGCCTTTCCAAAACTTCATCATGGGGTCTTAAAGAGGTTAGGTCTAAGGAGCATTACTGATGAAAAGATCATTTCTTCGGGTAATATCGATTGGGCACTAGGAGCCTGTTTAGTTGTACGACGGGAATTAATGTTATCTCCTACCAAGCTCCTTGATGAGCGATACCGTCTTTATTGTGAAGATGTAGATGTGTGTTTTAACGCTAAAGTAAAAGGCTTTAAAGTTGTGGGTACAGAAGAAATTAATGTGTTCCATGAATTACAAGAAAGCAGCTCAGTTAGTATTTTTTCAAAATATAATTATTGGAATTTGTGTAGCATGATTAAATTCTTGCTTAAGTGGAATTTGAAGTATGTATTTAGAAATTAA